One region of Limnospira fusiformis SAG 85.79 genomic DNA includes:
- the lhgO gene encoding L-2-hydroxyglutarate oxidase, translating into MYNLAIIGGGIVGLSTAYSLSLTHPRAKIIILEKEKSWAFHQTGNNSGVIHSGIYYKPGSLKATLCSQGNLSMVNFCEQHGIKYDVCGKIIVATEPEELPLLDNLYQRGLDNQIPVAKITPEEVAEIEPHVRCLAAIKVGSTGIVSYSEVSAKYADLVAEKGGNLRLNTKVHKITETSQGLVLATNQGEFVTDFVINCAGLYSDRITELTQVKPPAKIIPFRGEYYELIPEKRYLVKNLIYPVPNPDFPFLGVHFTRMIDGSVHAGPNAVLSLKREGYKKTDVDLGELMEILTYPGLWKLAAKYWSDGVEEIIRSFSKAAFVRSLQRLIPEITGEDIIPTHAGVRAQALMPNGGLVDDFLIVEKPRALHVCNAPSPAATASLEIGKAIAQKVPNYS; encoded by the coding sequence ATGTACAATTTAGCAATTATTGGTGGTGGCATTGTCGGACTATCTACTGCTTATTCATTAAGTTTAACTCATCCTAGGGCTAAAATTATCATCTTGGAAAAAGAAAAATCTTGGGCTTTTCACCAAACTGGCAATAATAGTGGGGTTATCCATTCGGGTATTTATTATAAACCAGGTAGCCTCAAGGCGACTCTCTGCAGTCAGGGAAATTTATCAATGGTTAACTTTTGTGAACAGCATGGGATTAAATATGATGTCTGTGGTAAAATAATTGTGGCTACCGAACCGGAAGAATTGCCATTGTTAGATAATCTGTATCAACGAGGCTTAGATAATCAAATTCCTGTGGCTAAAATCACGCCGGAAGAGGTAGCAGAAATTGAGCCTCATGTGCGTTGTTTGGCGGCGATTAAAGTTGGATCTACGGGGATTGTTAGCTATAGTGAAGTTAGCGCCAAATATGCAGATTTAGTGGCGGAAAAAGGGGGAAATTTACGGTTAAATACTAAGGTGCATAAAATCACGGAAACTTCCCAGGGTTTAGTATTAGCCACTAATCAGGGAGAGTTTGTCACGGATTTTGTGATTAATTGCGCTGGTCTTTATAGCGATCGCATTACGGAATTAACCCAGGTAAAACCCCCGGCTAAAATCATCCCATTTCGGGGAGAATACTATGAGTTAATCCCGGAAAAAAGATATTTAGTTAAGAATTTAATTTATCCAGTTCCTAACCCCGATTTCCCATTTTTAGGGGTGCATTTTACGCGGATGATTGATGGTTCGGTACACGCGGGACCGAATGCGGTTTTAAGTCTGAAGCGGGAGGGTTATAAAAAAACTGATGTTGATTTGGGTGAATTAATGGAAATTCTGACTTATCCAGGACTATGGAAACTGGCTGCTAAATACTGGAGTGATGGTGTGGAAGAAATTATCAGGTCTTTTAGTAAAGCGGCATTTGTACGGAGTTTACAACGATTAATCCCGGAAATAACAGGGGAGGATATCATCCCCACCCATGCGGGAGTCCGCGCACAGGCGTTAATGCCTAATGGGGGATTAGTGGATGATTTTCTAATTGTAGAAAAGCCCCGTGCGCTTCATGTTTGTAATGCGCCATCACCAGCGGCGACGGCTTCTTTAGAAATTGGGAAAGCGATCGCTCAAAAAGTCCCCAATTATTCATAA
- a CDS encoding ammonium transporter codes for MNDLIWLLICSSLVFLMQPGFMCLESGLTRSKNSINVAIKNLADFGISVWLFWAIGYGLMFGTSQLGLFGSSYFVLDVSNIPSVAALFLFQTMFCSTATTIVSGAVAERMRFQAYLIVAGFTSGLIYPIFGHWAWNGLNNGVANGWLDQLGFIDFAGSTVVHSIGGWVALAALLVIGPRSGPISSR; via the coding sequence ATGAATGATCTGATATGGCTGCTAATTTGCTCAAGTTTAGTATTCCTGATGCAGCCCGGGTTTATGTGTTTGGAGTCGGGGTTAACCCGTTCCAAGAATAGCATTAATGTTGCCATCAAAAACCTAGCTGACTTCGGAATTTCTGTCTGGCTATTTTGGGCGATCGGCTATGGGCTAATGTTTGGTACCTCCCAATTAGGACTATTTGGTTCTAGTTACTTTGTTTTAGATGTTAGCAACATCCCCAGTGTAGCTGCTTTGTTTCTATTTCAGACTATGTTCTGTAGCACCGCCACCACCATTGTTTCTGGGGCGGTTGCGGAAAGAATGCGATTTCAAGCCTATTTAATTGTCGCTGGCTTTACCTCTGGGTTAATTTATCCGATTTTTGGACATTGGGCTTGGAATGGTTTAAATAATGGTGTCGCTAATGGTTGGCTAGATCAGTTAGGGTTTATCGACTTTGCGGGGTCTACTGTTGTTCATAGTATCGGGGGATGGGTAGCCCTGGCTGCTTTATTAGTAATTGGACCCCGCAGCGGGCCGATTTCCTCAAGGTAA
- a CDS encoding valine--pyruvate transaminase — translation MNPALTNFGDRMSRLTGVRAIMKDIIETLRSGKGQEFINLSAGNPVILPEVEQLWRECTQQLLSSPEYGEVVCRYGSSQGYKPFIDVIVEDFNSRYGLNLSDRNILVTPGSQSIYFYAANAFGGYNSQGNLKNIVLPLSPDYTGYGGVSLIPEAVCAYQPTLDIDENSHRFKYRPDFNQLSINEDTGCVIFSRPCNPSGNILTSEEVQKIADLASPYDVPVFVDSAYSPPFPALNFTDMDPVFADNIIHCISLSKAGLPGERLGVAIGNEDVIRVLEAFQTNACIHSPRYGQAIAARAIGSGALSDISVEVIRPYYRQKFTILEATLNDAMSKDLPWFLHRGEGAIFAWIWFKDLPITDLELYQELKKVGIIVVPGNSFFPGLQQEWSHKNQCIRISLTATDEEIMEGMKLLAEVVEMVYRKAMLAV, via the coding sequence ATGAATCCGGCTTTGACGAACTTTGGCGATCGGATGTCTCGTTTAACGGGAGTCCGAGCTATTATGAAAGATATTATCGAAACGTTGCGCTCTGGTAAAGGTCAAGAATTTATTAATTTAAGCGCCGGAAACCCGGTCATCTTACCAGAAGTCGAACAACTCTGGCGCGAATGTACTCAGCAACTGCTATCTAGTCCCGAATATGGCGAAGTGGTCTGTCGCTACGGTTCTAGCCAAGGGTACAAACCTTTTATTGATGTCATTGTGGAAGATTTTAACTCTCGCTATGGGTTAAATTTAAGCGATCGCAATATCCTAGTCACTCCCGGAAGTCAATCAATTTACTTTTACGCCGCCAACGCCTTCGGAGGTTATAACAGCCAGGGAAACCTTAAAAACATTGTCCTTCCCCTCAGTCCAGACTATACAGGTTACGGCGGCGTTAGTCTTATTCCCGAGGCGGTTTGTGCTTATCAACCCACCCTCGACATAGACGAAAATTCCCATCGGTTTAAATATCGTCCCGACTTTAATCAACTCTCAATTAATGAGGATACAGGCTGCGTTATTTTTTCCCGTCCCTGTAATCCTAGCGGCAATATTCTCACCTCCGAAGAAGTGCAAAAAATCGCAGATTTAGCCTCCCCTTACGATGTCCCAGTCTTCGTAGATTCCGCATATTCTCCCCCTTTCCCGGCTTTGAATTTTACGGACATGGATCCGGTTTTTGCTGATAATATTATCCACTGTATCAGCTTGTCTAAAGCCGGATTACCCGGAGAGCGTTTAGGTGTGGCTATTGGTAATGAAGATGTGATTAGGGTTTTGGAAGCCTTCCAAACGAACGCCTGTATTCACTCCCCCCGCTACGGACAAGCTATAGCAGCTAGAGCGATTGGATCAGGTGCTTTATCGGATATTTCGGTTGAGGTAATTCGTCCCTACTACCGCCAGAAATTTACGATATTAGAAGCGACGTTAAATGATGCGATGTCGAAGGATTTACCCTGGTTCTTGCATCGGGGAGAAGGTGCTATTTTTGCATGGATTTGGTTTAAGGATTTGCCAATCACAGACTTGGAACTATATCAGGAGCTTAAAAAAGTGGGTATTATCGTAGTTCCTGGCAATTCATTTTTCCCAGGATTACAACAAGAATGGTCGCACAAAAATCAATGTATTCGCATTAGCCTGACTGCTACTGATGAGGAGATTATGGAAGGAATGAAGCTTCTGGCTGAGGTTGTGGAAATGGTTTATAGAAAGGCTATGTTAGCGGTTTAA
- a CDS encoding pentapeptide repeat-containing protein, with protein sequence MVKVYFRTVTNNNQTYGKGYFVYGNSQTANDQEIVYHTDLREFVYTDPDTQIDLSKGARGTLHFVIGGNPANAVPARSVFNIEMADPVGNLQTTAKEGSQSCRPGQLGLTNKAGIWLEWPSIGDAAPSWWEGKPDGSSSEGEKPTQPSGGSEEPQPTPPNVDWSSFIPPQGGCAPTPPGHIKIKIPYDIGKRDFPNSYLPQVDLSKMNLSGIDLSFSYLCATNLGATNLVAANLGYAYLCHAYLGYANLNYAYLGYANLCCADLSYAVLSQADLSFANLCQAKLIGAQLNQASLAYANFCYAYLGYANLSYSYLGYANFCGADLTNADLQGTDMTGANFTNANLTNADLRGANITGANFSNANLTGAKLDDAQKQLLGIA encoded by the coding sequence ATGGTGAAAGTGTACTTCAGGACAGTCACTAACAATAACCAAACCTATGGCAAAGGGTACTTTGTCTACGGAAATTCCCAAACTGCGAACGACCAAGAGATAGTCTACCACACCGATTTGAGGGAGTTTGTCTACACCGACCCGGACACGCAAATCGATCTGAGTAAAGGCGCGAGAGGAACGCTGCACTTTGTGATTGGTGGGAACCCTGCCAATGCCGTCCCAGCCCGGAGTGTATTTAACATTGAAATGGCCGACCCGGTTGGGAACTTGCAAACCACAGCCAAAGAAGGCTCCCAGTCTTGCCGTCCCGGCCAACTAGGTTTGACCAATAAAGCTGGTATCTGGCTAGAATGGCCTTCGATTGGCGATGCAGCCCCCTCCTGGTGGGAAGGGAAACCAGATGGCAGTTCCAGCGAAGGCGAGAAACCGACCCAGCCCAGTGGGGGTTCAGAGGAGCCACAACCGACCCCGCCGAATGTTGACTGGTCTAGTTTCATACCACCACAGGGTGGCTGCGCCCCCACACCCCCAGGCCACATAAAGATAAAGATTCCGTATGACATCGGCAAGCGAGATTTTCCGAATAGTTACTTGCCGCAAGTAGACTTGAGCAAAATGAATCTGAGCGGTATCGATCTGAGCTTTTCCTACTTGTGTGCGACTAACTTAGGAGCCACTAACCTGGTCGCGGCTAATTTGGGTTACGCCTATCTCTGTCACGCCTATCTCGGCTATGCCAATCTCAACTATGCGTATCTGGGCTATGCTAATTTGTGCTGTGCCGATTTAAGCTACGCGGTTCTCAGCCAAGCGGATCTGAGTTTTGCTAACTTGTGTCAGGCGAAGCTAATTGGAGCCCAATTAAACCAGGCTAGCTTGGCTTACGCGAATTTCTGTTACGCTTATCTGGGCTATGCCAATCTCAGCTATTCCTATCTTGGCTATGCTAACTTCTGTGGTGCTGACCTGACAAATGCGGACTTGCAAGGAACCGACATGACTGGGGCTAACTTCACCAATGCCAACCTGACAAATGCGGACCTGCGGGGAGCCAACATCACTGGGGCTAACTTCAGTAATGCGAACCTCACGGGGGCTAAACTTGATGATGCCCAGAAGCAACTGTTAGGAATTGCCTAA
- a CDS encoding M48 family metallopeptidase yields the protein MNFFEHQDQARQNTVYLLGLFLVAVIVMIALLYGVVVYALHDNFLIWRPELLLLVALGVVATVGGGSVYKSIQLRGGGKVVAEDLGGTLVDRMTGDELEKRLLNIVEEMAIASGISVPEVYVLGEEQGINAFAAGFTPNDAVIGVTRGCLEQLDRDELQGVIAHEFSHILNGDMRLNLRLIGVIQGLILIYIMGRVMLRGSWWGGSDNSSSKGKDSGLIIGLGMVVIGGIGFFCGRLIKSAVSRQREFLADASAVQFTRNPDGISGALQKIAGYKSGSKVTNPRAEEASHLFFGEAFTGIFESFGQIFATHPPVKERVKRLEGFAGRTWSVEETGNNASMSSIASGNEMVAGFAGSSPQPQPQPESLSVSPDRVVAGVGTTNPKHLDNVRGFLADIPEPVRMATRDVNGAIAIIYSLLLHTDPEVRDRQMSSLRESSPPPVLEMIQNLSPYLESLNARTRLPLIDLAIPALRGGSVSQCTQLLKQARVLIQADNHLSLSEYAIFVVLRQRLTNYFPATQQEPKVKFTEIKQIWSDCVIVLSALARVGQDSPGAVDMAFQAGLLRLPRNSGETLPTQPGEYSLTQVGESLKRLELAAPKLKQAVVDACAYTVLADHHVTLDQAELLRAIVISLNCPIPPFLDAPSSANQR from the coding sequence ATGAATTTCTTTGAGCATCAAGACCAAGCCAGACAAAACACCGTTTATTTGCTGGGTCTGTTTCTGGTGGCTGTGATTGTGATGATAGCCCTATTATATGGGGTGGTGGTATATGCACTGCACGATAATTTTTTGATATGGCGACCAGAACTATTGTTGTTAGTAGCCTTGGGAGTGGTGGCTACTGTGGGTGGGGGAAGTGTCTATAAATCCATTCAATTACGGGGGGGAGGTAAGGTAGTCGCTGAGGATTTGGGGGGAACATTAGTCGATCGCATGACCGGAGATGAACTGGAAAAACGACTACTTAATATTGTAGAGGAAATGGCGATCGCCTCTGGAATTTCCGTTCCCGAAGTGTATGTTTTAGGGGAAGAACAGGGAATCAATGCTTTTGCGGCGGGATTTACTCCCAATGATGCAGTAATTGGGGTAACGCGAGGTTGTTTAGAACAACTCGATCGCGATGAGTTACAAGGGGTAATCGCCCATGAATTTAGCCATATTCTCAATGGAGATATGCGCCTAAATCTCCGACTCATCGGAGTTATTCAGGGTTTAATCCTGATATATATTATGGGTCGGGTAATGTTAAGAGGTAGTTGGTGGGGGGGTAGTGACAACTCCTCGTCAAAAGGCAAAGATTCGGGCTTGATTATTGGTTTAGGAATGGTAGTTATTGGTGGGATCGGCTTTTTTTGCGGTAGGTTAATCAAAAGTGCCGTTTCTCGACAACGGGAGTTTTTAGCGGATGCTTCCGCAGTTCAGTTTACCCGCAACCCTGACGGTATTAGTGGCGCACTACAAAAGATTGCGGGCTATAAATCTGGTTCTAAGGTAACAAATCCTAGGGCTGAAGAAGCTAGTCACCTGTTTTTTGGGGAGGCTTTTACAGGGATTTTTGAGAGTTTCGGACAAATCTTTGCAACTCATCCCCCTGTGAAAGAAAGGGTTAAGCGTTTGGAAGGTTTCGCGGGTCGCACTTGGTCGGTGGAAGAAACCGGAAATAATGCTTCTATGTCGTCTATAGCTTCCGGTAATGAAATGGTGGCGGGGTTTGCGGGTTCATCGCCTCAACCACAGCCGCAACCGGAGTCCTTGTCGGTTTCACCGGATCGGGTAGTCGCCGGAGTGGGAACTACCAACCCTAAACACCTTGATAATGTGCGGGGGTTTTTGGCGGATATCCCCGAACCTGTACGCATGGCTACCCGTGATGTAAATGGGGCGATCGCCATTATTTATAGTTTATTGTTGCATACAGACCCAGAAGTGCGCGATCGCCAAATGTCTTCCTTGCGAGAGTCCTCCCCGCCGCCAGTGTTGGAAATGATCCAAAACCTGAGTCCTTACCTCGAGAGTTTGAACGCGCGGACTCGTCTACCGTTGATTGATTTAGCCATACCTGCTTTGCGTGGTGGAAGTGTTAGCCAGTGTACCCAACTGCTGAAACAAGCCAGGGTTTTGATTCAAGCTGACAATCATCTGAGTCTGTCTGAGTATGCAATTTTTGTCGTGTTGCGTCAACGGTTGACTAACTACTTTCCCGCCACACAGCAGGAACCTAAAGTTAAGTTTACTGAGATTAAACAGATTTGGTCCGATTGTGTTATTGTGTTATCGGCTTTGGCTCGCGTCGGCCAAGATTCTCCGGGGGCGGTTGATATGGCTTTTCAAGCCGGACTGTTGCGCCTACCTAGAAATTCCGGGGAAACTTTACCCACTCAACCCGGTGAATATAGTTTGACTCAAGTTGGTGAGAGTCTCAAACGTCTGGAACTCGCCGCACCCAAACTTAAACAGGCGGTGGTTGATGCTTGCGCCTATACTGTCCTGGCTGATCACCATGTCACCTTAGACCAAGCCGAGTTACTCAGGGCGATCGTGATTTCTCTTAACTGTCCTATTCCACCATTTTTAGACGCACCCAGCAGCGCCAATCAGAGATAG
- a CDS encoding DUF3122 domain-containing protein: protein MLELMLINVRKLVSILLLIILPLLLVMVSPETAIALIQQQEEAPGQILYKSRHSLRDHQGNSWQVILFKRVKNGEVKDVSLRLVGFPGSVTFNHPEPLQIVFSNGRILEAVDEFGEKAPGPNVGQYDLTDILPKISQADQIELNLSIAQTKSAIAVPSPVVLEWKAINSPG from the coding sequence ATGTTAGAACTAATGTTGATTAATGTCAGAAAACTGGTGTCGATTTTGTTGCTAATTATCCTCCCTTTGCTGTTGGTTATGGTTTCGCCTGAAACAGCGATCGCCTTAATTCAACAACAGGAGGAGGCTCCCGGACAGATACTTTATAAATCTCGCCATAGTTTGAGAGATCATCAAGGTAATTCTTGGCAGGTCATTCTGTTTAAGCGGGTCAAAAATGGGGAGGTAAAAGACGTTAGTTTGCGTTTGGTGGGGTTTCCGGGTTCGGTAACATTTAATCATCCTGAACCGTTGCAAATTGTGTTCAGTAATGGTAGGATACTTGAGGCGGTAGATGAGTTTGGCGAAAAAGCACCCGGCCCGAATGTTGGACAATACGATTTAACCGATATTTTGCCCAAAATTTCCCAAGCCGATCAAATTGAGCTTAACCTTTCGATCGCTCAAACAAAATCTGCGATCGCTGTGCCGTCTCCAGTGGTTCTGGAATGGAAGGCGATCAACAGTCCTGGTTAA
- a CDS encoding indolepyruvate ferredoxin oxidoreductase subunit alpha: MAHTIVTDVCEGVADCVGACPVACIHPGPGKNTKGTDWYWIDFDTCIDCGICLQVCPVEGAIVAEERPELQQTPE, translated from the coding sequence ATGGCTCATACTATTGTTACTGATGTCTGCGAAGGGGTCGCTGATTGTGTTGGCGCTTGTCCCGTGGCTTGTATCCATCCCGGTCCCGGTAAGAACACTAAGGGAACTGATTGGTATTGGATTGATTTCGATACTTGTATTGATTGCGGGATTTGTTTACAGGTCTGTCCGGTAGAAGGCGCTATTGTAGCGGAAGAGAGACCAGAGTTGCAACAAACTCCAGAATAA
- a CDS encoding LemA family protein, which produces MEILAGIFALLFVIGIVVVILVAIVGVQAYNSLARLRRRYQNAYAQIDVQLKRRHDLIPNLVETVKGYMAHERGTLEAVIAARNAAVTATNQAAANPGDPQAMQQLGQAEAALTGTLGRLFALSEAYPDLKADKSMDQLMEELRSTENKIAFARQAFNDAVTVYNTKRDVFPSNLVASSFNFQEAQLLEESSPEVKEVPNVSF; this is translated from the coding sequence GTGGAGATACTCGCTGGAATTTTCGCCCTTTTGTTTGTCATCGGTATTGTTGTCGTCATTCTGGTGGCTATTGTGGGTGTCCAGGCTTATAATAGCCTAGCACGTCTACGCAGACGCTATCAAAATGCCTATGCTCAGATTGATGTTCAACTCAAACGCCGCCATGATTTAATCCCTAATTTGGTCGAAACAGTTAAGGGTTATATGGCTCATGAAAGGGGAACCTTAGAAGCTGTTATTGCGGCTCGTAATGCTGCTGTGACCGCCACGAATCAAGCAGCAGCCAACCCTGGTGACCCCCAAGCCATGCAACAGTTAGGACAGGCGGAAGCTGCTTTAACCGGTACATTAGGAAGGTTATTTGCTCTATCAGAAGCCTACCCAGATTTAAAGGCTGATAAGTCCATGGATCAACTCATGGAAGAGTTGCGATCGACTGAAAACAAGATTGCTTTTGCGCGACAGGCTTTTAACGATGCCGTAACTGTTTACAATACCAAAAGAGACGTATTTCCGAGCAATTTAGTCGCTAGTAGTTTCAACTTCCAAGAAGCTCAATTACTAGAAGAATCATCCCCCGAGGTGAAAGAAGTTCCTAACGTTTCCTTCTAA
- a CDS encoding SH3 domain-containing protein produces MIQQAIVTTSGDVLNVRSSPYGPVIDTVEPGTVVEVIGTPVPQGGLTWVPIGGDRWVSREFLTVHNPTTETDDHLANTIGGPKIVATQTQETIAGGLKVYHTELFDAGGWLVNTVRCISGRIGQQTPSDQPGSQTPIPFGVYTFDIPGSVEYAGGEFGGVWSAVTPTFETDRGGFGVHYDPSVFKDNEETGTAGCLATPTIEERDLMTDFIRTHAPTHLIIQPQLIDNGPITDPSERQSSGPVGVPED; encoded by the coding sequence ATGATACAGCAAGCGATCGTGACTACCAGTGGTGATGTCCTCAATGTGCGTTCTAGTCCCTATGGTCCCGTTATTGATACTGTTGAACCCGGAACTGTGGTCGAAGTGATCGGAACTCCTGTTCCTCAAGGAGGGTTGACTTGGGTTCCTATTGGTGGCGATCGCTGGGTATCGCGAGAGTTTTTAACTGTTCATAACCCCACCACTGAAACTGATGATCATCTCGCTAATACTATTGGCGGACCGAAAATTGTCGCTACTCAAACACAAGAGACCATCGCTGGTGGTCTAAAGGTCTATCACACAGAGTTATTTGATGCTGGGGGATGGTTAGTTAATACAGTCCGCTGTATCTCTGGTCGTATCGGTCAGCAAACACCATCAGACCAGCCTGGATCTCAAACACCCATTCCTTTTGGGGTTTATACTTTTGATATACCAGGTTCCGTAGAATATGCTGGCGGCGAATTTGGCGGGGTTTGGTCAGCAGTAACTCCCACCTTTGAAACCGATCGCGGCGGGTTTGGGGTTCATTATGATCCTTCCGTTTTTAAGGATAATGAAGAAACCGGAACCGCTGGCTGTTTGGCTACTCCTACTATTGAAGAACGGGATCTGATGACCGATTTTATCCGCACCCATGCTCCCACTCATTTGATTATTCAACCCCAATTAATCGATAATGGACCCATTACAGACCCGTCAGAGCGTCAGAGTTCGGGTCCGGTAGGGGTTCCTGAAGACTAG
- a CDS encoding PAS domain S-box protein, with protein sequence MDPAAGRFPQGKSPRKIHGSNLPLSVLGVMLLWIGWLGFNGGSALVVNDKIPVIIVNTILGGVAGMLVNLFVSLWRTGWVEIECLINGSLAGLVAITASCNAVGTLPAIIIGALGAIIATEVSKQLVRWGIDDAVDAVAVHVGAGVWGTLAVGLFGRLDVLNTGLNRFGQIAVQVLGIVSGAIRGFLLSLILLLIINKFYPLRVSEEGENMGLNIYEHRAKTDSYELFKVMDFQAQTKDLSLRVPVEPFTEVGQIASRYNYVMDALEAAVRKTEAIVETATDAILTFTVSSLVVLTANPSAEAIFGYGKEQLIGMEIRKLVRADDNSYNWDSLLIEKWLKSPCQSAIGWRADGSQFPV encoded by the coding sequence TTGGACCCCGCAGCGGGCCGATTTCCTCAAGGTAAAAGTCCCCGTAAAATTCATGGGTCTAATTTACCTTTGTCGGTGTTAGGAGTGATGCTACTTTGGATAGGTTGGCTAGGGTTTAATGGTGGTAGCGCCTTGGTGGTCAACGATAAAATTCCCGTGATTATTGTGAATACTATTTTAGGCGGAGTCGCGGGAATGTTAGTCAATTTATTTGTGTCTTTATGGCGCACAGGTTGGGTAGAAATAGAATGTTTAATTAATGGCTCTCTGGCTGGATTGGTAGCAATTACTGCCTCCTGTAATGCGGTGGGAACTTTGCCAGCCATAATCATTGGAGCCTTGGGAGCTATCATTGCTACAGAGGTATCTAAACAATTAGTTAGGTGGGGCATTGATGATGCTGTAGATGCAGTGGCGGTTCATGTGGGGGCAGGAGTTTGGGGGACTTTGGCAGTGGGTTTATTTGGGCGATTAGATGTGCTAAATACAGGCTTAAATCGCTTTGGTCAAATAGCTGTACAAGTGTTGGGAATAGTCAGTGGTGCTATCCGGGGATTTTTACTCAGTTTGATTTTGCTGTTAATTATCAATAAATTCTACCCTTTGCGAGTTTCGGAAGAAGGGGAAAATATGGGACTAAACATTTATGAACATCGCGCTAAAACAGATAGTTATGAACTGTTTAAAGTTATGGACTTTCAAGCTCAAACTAAGGATTTGAGTTTGCGGGTTCCGGTGGAACCATTTACGGAAGTTGGACAAATTGCCAGCCGCTATAATTATGTAATGGATGCTTTGGAAGCAGCGGTGCGAAAAACGGAGGCGATCGTGGAGACTGCTACTGATGCTATTCTTACTTTTACGGTATCTTCTCTGGTGGTGTTGACCGCTAATCCTAGTGCTGAGGCTATCTTTGGTTATGGGAAAGAACAGTTGATTGGGATGGAAATTAGGAAATTGGTGAGGGCTGATGATAATTCCTACAATTGGGATAGTTTGCTAATTGAAAAATGGTTAAAATCTCCTTGTCAGTCGGCTATAGGATGGCGGGCTGATGGTTCTCAATTTCCGGTATAA